The nucleotide sequence TACCTCGACCGCAACATCGACGCGCTGAAAGCCGACGGCAGGCTGGTGATCATCGGCATGCAGGGCGGGGTCAAGGGCGAGCTGAACATCGGCAAGCTGCTGGGCAAACGCGTGAGCGTGTACGCCGCCGGGCTCCGCTCGCGGCCGCTGGAGCAGAAGGCGGCGATCGTCGCCGACGTCCGCGAGCGGCTGTGGCCGTTGGTGGAGCAGGGTTCGGTGAAACCGATCGTCGGCCAGGTCGTCCCGATGGCCGAAGCCGCTTCGGCACACCGCGCACTCGAAGAAGGCACGGTTTTCGGCAAGGTCCTGCTTGCGGCTAAATCCTGACGAGTCAGGCGCAGCCTGTCCGTTGAGGGTGGCGGCGGGGCGGGGTCCGGGCTAGCGGATCTCTTCCAGCACCCGGACGAGCTGGTTGACCTCGAAGACGTTCGAATAGTGCGCGAGCCCGATGCGGACGGCGCCGCCGACTTCGGCGGCGCCGAGCGACCCGAAGACACCGCTCGTGCCGTCGTCGGCGAAGGCACAGAGCCCTTGGGACGCCAGGTATTCGGCGACCTCGGGCGCCTTCTTGCCCGCGACGGCGAACGCGAGCGCGGGGATCCGGCGCATGGCGTCGCCGATGACCATCACGTGCCGCAGCGAACGCAGTTCCGTGGACAGCTGCGCCAGAAGTCCCGCGTGGTACGACTTCGCCGAACCCAGCGAGGTCACCAGCTTCTCGCGCCGCGAGCCCATCGCGGCGTCGTCCAAACCGGCCAGATAGTCGATCGACGCGATCAGACCGGCCAGCAACGGATACGCGTGCGGCCCCAGCTCCATCCGGGCCGGACCGCGCGCGGCCGGATCGAGCGACACCGACGGCAGGCGTTCGAGCAGCTCGGGATCGCGGAAGACCAGCGCCCCCACCGACGGCCCGCCCCAGGCCTGCGCCGAAACCACCATCACGTCGGCGCCGAGCGCGTTGAGGTCGAGCGGCACGAATGGCGCCGCGTACGTCGCGTCGACGACCACCAGCGCGCCGACCCGTTTGGCGAACTCGATCACCGTCGGGACGTCGGGCCGGGTGCCGACCGAACCGGACGCCAGCGTCACGGCGACGGCCTTGGTGCGCGCGGAAACGAGGTTCTCGTACTGCCAGGCGGGCAGCTCGCAGGTCTCGATGTCGATCTCGCCCCAGCGCACGACCGCACCGACGCGTTTCGCCGCGCGGCGCCACGGCGCGAGGTTGGCCTCCTCGTCGAGCCGGGAGACGACGACCTCGTCGCCGATCGTCCAGCGGTCGGCCATCGCGTCGACGAGACGGCGGATGAGATCGGGCGCGTTGGGGCCGAGCACGACCCCGGCCGGATCGGCGCCGACCAGGTCGGCGACCGCCCGGCGAGCGGCCGTGACAATGCTTTCCGCACGCTGGGAGGCCGGAAACGCTCCACCCGGTCCGGACACCGGAGCGCGCATGGCCGTGGATACGGCCGAAGCGACCTGTTCAGGTACGAGCATTCCGGCGGCGCCGTCGAAGTGAATCCAGCCGTCACCCAGCGCGGGAAACAGCCCACGGATACGAGCGACGTCGAACGCCATGGGGACACCGTACGGACGTGCGGTTTGGCGCTTTACCCGGGGTTGGCTGCCCGAACACGGGGTGCGACGATTCCCGCTACGCTCGGAGACGGCGGCGAAAACCACACTGCGCTCGGCGCCCGACGTAGGCCAGGATGGAGCACATGACCGACCCAGTTTCCCGCGAATCGACCACCCCCGGTGACGGCGGCGGAGACTCCCCACACCATGTGGTGGTCGTCGGTCCCGACGGCACCCCGGTCGGCACCGCACGCATCGCCTCCCCCGGCTCCGACGACGAGTCCGCTCAGGAGGAGTCGCTCGGCGACCTCGTCGAAGAACCCGCCAAGGTGATGCGCATCGGCACGATGATCAAGCAGCTGCTGGAAGAGGTCCGCGCCGCGCCGCTGGACGACGCCAGCCGTAACCGCGTGCGCGAGATCCACCAGACCTCCATCCGCGAGCTGGAGCAGGCGCTGGCGCCGGAGCTGCAGGACGAGCTGGAGCGGCTGGTGCGGCCGTTCACCGAGAACTCGACGCCCTCCGACGCCGAGCTGCGGATCGCGCAGGCGCAGCTGGTCGGCTGGCTGGAAGGGCTGTTCAGCGGTATCCAGACCGCGCTGTTCGCGCAGCAGATGGCCGCGCGGGTGCAGCTGGAGCAGATGCGGCGCGGGCTCCCGGCCGGCCCTTCCGCGGGCGGCGCCGCTTTGGGCGGGCACGGGGCCGGCGGCGAGTCGCACGGGCCGGGCCAGTACCTCTGACCCGGGTCAGCGGAACCGGCGGAAGAACGTCCGCAGGTCGTCGATGAGCAGGTCCGGCACCTCCAGCCCGGGGAAGTGACCCCCGCGGTCCTGAGTGGACCAGTGCACGACGTTGTCGGTGCGCTCGGCGAGGTGCCGGATCGGCAGGCCCGTGTCCTTCGGGAACACGGCCACGCCGGTCGGCACCGTGGACTTCGCAGGCCCCTCACCCCAGGCCGGGCCCAGCGCGGCGTAAATCCGCGAAGACGAGTTCGCCGTGCCGGTGAGCCAGTAGAGCATCACGCTGGTGAGCAGGTCGTCGCGATCGATCGCGTCCTCCGGGACGTCCCGCGAGTCCGAATAGGACTTGAACTTCTCCACCAGCCAGCCGAGCTGCCCGGCCGGTGAGTCGGTGAGCCCATAGGCAAGCGTTTGCGGCTTGGTCGCCTGGATCATCGCGTAACCCAGCTCGCCGGTCTGGAACTCCCGCCCACGCGCCAGCGCCGCCTCTCCGCGCGCGAGTTCCTCACCGGTGAGCCCTTCGAGGTCGGCCTCGGATTCCGGCACCGCGTGCGGCAGCATCGTCAGGTGCGCGCCGATCACCCTCTCGGGGCAGCGGACGCCCACGTCGCGCGACACGATCGCGCCCCAGTCACCGCCGTGCAGCCCGAACCGCTCGTATCCGAGCCGCGACATCAGCACCGTCCAGGCGTCGGCGATCCGGCCGGTGCCCCAGTCGGCGTCGGTCGTCGGCCCCGAGAAGCCGAACCCCGGCAGCGACGGCACGACGACGTGGAACGCGTCCCCCGGGTCGCCGCCGTACGCGCGCGGGTCGGAAAGCGGGCCGACGACGTCGAGGAATTCCACAATGGACCCCGGCCAGTCGTGCGTGAGCACCAGCGGGATCGCGTCCGGCTCCGGAGACCGCGCGTGCAGGAAGTGGACATTCGCGCCGTCGATGTTCGTCAGGAAACCCGGGAACCCGTTGAGGCGCTCCTCGTGAGCGCGCCAGTCGTAGCGGAGCCGCCAGTACTCGGCGAGCTCCTGGAGGTAGGCGAGCGGTGTCCCGAGCCCCCAGCCGACGCCGTCGAGCTCGTCCGGCCAGCGCGTGTTCGCCAGGCGGGCGGCGAGGTCGTCGAGGTCGCGCTGGGGGACGGTGATCGTGAACGGCGTGATCTCATCGGTCATGGGGGCCGACGGTAGAAAGGATCGAGGACAGCTGTGGTCCTCGATCCCGATCGATCAACTGCGAATGAGCCGAGCCCACCGCCTCCGAAGCGGAGTCACCTGAGCTTCCGCGGGGCCGTCCGGCTCCGGTTCGGGACGGACCACGGGCGCGTAGATGGTTTTCGCCAGGTCACGCTTCGCCTTCTTGAAACCGGCCAAGACATCGGGTGCGTATCCACCCGCCTTCGGCCGATCCGGGACCTCGCTCAAGTCCTCCAGCAGGGTCCAGTTCGAACCGAGCGCCGCCAAGGAACGATGCTTCGTCGCGTAGTAGTCGGGGTGGATCGAGACCGCGACCCCCGAAGCACCTCCCGCTGCCGCCAGCATGTGCAGGTGAAACCTGGTGGAGATCCAGGTCTGCCGGGGCGAAACCGGGAGTCCGTGCGTCCAGATGTGCGAAAACGGGTAGAACCGGGCGCCCGGCAATTCCCGCTCGAGGAGCGCGAACACCTCCCTGTCGACGCGCGGAACCCCTTCGACCACGCCGATCTTTTCGGGCGGGATCTTCCAGGACCGCAGCATCGACAGCACCGCGCCGGCCAGCTTGCCGACCCCGACCTCCACCAGGTCGGACTGAAGGCAGAGCATGACCTCGGGAAGGTCCTCGGTCTCCTCGTAGAGATGCGGTCCGATGCCGATGAACGCGTCGTCAAGGCCCACCGGCACGTCCAGCAACTCGGCAGAAGCGTCGTCACGGACTTCCACGATCTCGAACCGGTCGGCCAGCGCACGCAACAACGGCGCGACGTCGTCACAAGCGGGCAACAGCCCCTGCCCCGTCATGGCCGCCCGGCCACCCGAGCGCTCCGCGGCGGCGGCCGCGCCGGCCAGGAGGCCGATCTGCTTGGGCCACAGTTTGTTGATGTAGCCGCCCCCGACGACGTGGATCACGTCGACCGTCGCGAGCAGTTCGATCCCGTGATGCAGCCTGGGCATCATCCCGGGGTTGTGGATGGCTTCCCGGACCCATGCCGCGGCCTGCCACGGGTCCTCGGACGAGGCCTCCCAGCACAGCCGCCACAAGGTGTCCGTGAACTTCGCTCGGGGATGCAGGCCGTCGAGGAGTACGGCGGCGGGACCGGGTGAATGGGTGTCCACCCATACATCCGCGTCAGGGGCCACTTCGGCCAGATGCCGGAGCCAACTCGCGGCAATGAGTTCGTCACCATAGTTGGGGTGACCGACCGGCGCGACCAGGTAATACAGTGCGCGCCGGGCAGGCTTCGAATCCGAAGCCGTTCTGTCGGGGACCGGCATTCGTGCATCGTAACGCCGCACACACCGTTACCGGAGAGGGAGCGGGAAACCTGCTCGGGGCGGGGCGGCCCAGGCACCATCGGCTCCATCGGTACCCTCGTTCCCGTGCATGCCACCAGCACGGTTCACGCCGCCGACGGTGCTGCGCCGACCTCGGTTCCGCCGATTTCGGACAGCAAGACCTTTTCGCGCGCGTTCGCCGACATCAAGACCGGTTTCGCCGCCAGAGAGCTGTGGGGACACCTCGGCTGGCAGGACATCAAGCAGCGCTATCGCCGCTCGGTGATCGGCCCGTTCTGGATCACGATCAGCCAGGGTGTCATCGCGCTCGGCCTGGGGCTGCTGTACTCACAGCTGTTCGGCATGCCGATCGAGACCTTCCTGCCCTACCTCAGCACGGGCTTCATCATCTGGGGCTTCATCAGCGGCTGCCTGTCCGAGGGCATGGAGACCTTCATCTCCAACGAGGGACTGATCAAACAGCTCCCGGCGCCGCTCTCGGTCTACGTGCTGCGCACGGTCTGGCGCCAGACTCTGATGCTGGTGCACAACCTGATCGTCTACGTGATCGTCATCGCGATCTTCTTCAGCGCGCTCAACCACGACTATTCGCTGAACACCGGCAACTGCAATCCGGGTTTCTCCGGCATCTGCCACCCCGGAATCGGCTGGTACTCGCTCACCGCGATCCCAGGCTTCTTCATGCTCGCGTTGAACGCCGGCTGGGTCACCCTGCTGCTGGGCATCATCTCGACCCGCTATCGCGACATCCCGCAGGTGATCAACTCACTCATCCAGCTGCTCTTCTACATGACGCCGATCGTGTGGCCGATCGACCAGCTGCTGGCGGGCGGCGCGCGGGCCGCGACCTCGTGGGCACTGCCGTTCGTGCATGGCAATCCGCTGTTCCACTTCATCCAGATCGTGCGCGCACCACTGATCGGGCAGGAAGTCAGCATCAACAGCTGGTACGTGGTGCTCGGCATCACCGTCGTCGGCTGGGTCCTCGCGCTGGTCGCGATGCGCAATTACCGTTCCCGCGTCTCTTATTGGGTGTGACAGATGGTCAGCATTGATGTGCACAACGCCTACGTCGACTTCCCCATTTTCGACGCGAAGACCCGCTCCATGAAGAAGAAGGTGCTGGGCAAGGTCGGCGGCAAGATCGGCACCGAGACCAAGGTGCCGATCATCGAAGCCCTGCACGACGTGACGCTCCAGCTGCGGGAAGGCGACCGGGTCGGCCTCGTCGGCCACAACGGTGCCGGGAAGTCGACGCTGCTGCGGCTGCTGTCCGGCATCTACGAGCCCACCCGCGGTTCGGCGAAGATCTCCGGCAAGATCGCGCCGGTCTTCGACCTCGGCATCGGCATGGACCCGGAGATCTCCGGGCTGGAGAACATCCTCATCCGCGGCCTGTTCCTCGGGATGACCGCGAAGCAGATGGAAGCCCGCGTCGACGACATCGCGGAGTTCACCGAGCTCGGCGACTACCTGCAGATGCCGCTGCGGACGTACTCGACCGGTATGCGGGTCCGCCTGGCGCTGGGCGTGGTCACCTCGATCGACCCGGAGATCCTGATCCTCGACGAGGGCATCGGCGCGGTCGACGCCGCGTTCCTCAACAAGGCCAAAGATCGGTTGAAGGCGCTGGTGAAGCGATCGGGCATCCTGGTGTTCGCCAGCCACTCGGACGAGTTCCTCTTCGAACTCTGCGACTCCGCCATCTGGATGGACGAGGGACACGTCAAGCAGCGCGGTTCGCTGCGCGACGTGCTGACCGGTTACAAGGGGCGCGACCCGTTCGAGAACATGAGCCAGGAAACGCTGGAGCGGTTCGGCCTCGAGCCCGACCCGGTGGCGACGACGAACGGCGGTCAAGGATGACCAGCGAGACCCGGCAGTTGCCCGAAGGCGCCGTCGTCGGCGTCGTCGTCACGCGCCATCGGCGGGAACTGCTCGCGGACTCGCTCAAGGTGATCGCCGCGCAGACGCGCCCGGTCGACCACCTCGTCGTGGTCGACAACGGGCCGGACAAGTCGGCGCGGGACATCGTCGAGAACTACCCGCTGCCGGTCACGTACCTGCCTTCGCACCGGAACCTCGGCGGCGCGGGCGGGTTCGCGCTCGGCATGCTGCACGCGCTCTCGCTGGGCGCGGACTGGGTCTGGCTGGCCGACGACGACGGCCGCCCCGCCGACGAGAACGTCCTCGCGATCCTCCTGGAGGAGGCCGAGAAGCGGGATCTGGCCGAGATCTCGCCGGTGGTGTCCAATATCGACGCGCCGGACAAGCTCGCGTTCCCGTTGCGGCGCGGGCTGACCTGGAAGCGTTCGTCGTCGGAGCTGGGCGACGACTTCCTGCCGGGGATCGCCTCGCTGATGAACGGCGCGTTGTTCCGCGCGTCCACTTTGGACGTCGTCGGCGTGCCGGATCTGCGGCTGTTCTTCCGCGGCGACGAGGTCGAACTGCACCGGCGCCTGGTGCGGTCCGGGCTGCCGTTCGGCACCTCGCTCAAGACCGCGTACCTGCACCCGGACGGCTCGGACGAGTTCAAGCCGATGCTGGGCGGCCGGTTCCACGCGCAGGACCCGGAGAACGAGGTCAAGCGCTACTACACCTATCGCAACCGCGGATACCTGCTGTCCCAGCCGGGTATGCGCAAGATCGGCGCGCTCGAAGTGGTGCGATTCGGCCTGTACTTCATCGGTGTGAAGCGAGACCCGAAGGCTTTCCTGCAGTGGCTCAAGCTCGTGCGGCAGGGCCGCAAGGAGAAGTTCTACCGCTACTGAGACAAAGCAAAAGGGGCCCCTCGCTCACACGAGGGGCCCCTTTTTCGTACGTCTACTCGCCGATGACCGGCGGAGCGGTGCGCATGTCGGTCCCGAAGACCTCGTCCGGGTCACCCTCGACGAGGTACGTCGGACGCTGGTGCTCGGTGTCCTCGTCCCCGTCCGCCTGCTGACCGCGGCCGCCCATACCGCCGCCCATACCCGGCCCGCCGCGACCGGCGGCGCCACCGCCGAGACCGCCCATACCGCGGCCTGCCGCCGCTTCGGCGGCACCGATCCCGCCGGGGCGGGCCGCGCCGGACGCGGAGCCCGAACCGGGCGTGGAGCCCCCGGCACCGCTGCCGGGACCGAACCCGCTTCCGCCGCCGCCACCACGGCCGGTGCGGCTGTTGTAGTCCGAGTCGCCCATGCCGCCACCCATCATGGGCGGCGCCATCGGCATGGGGCCCATCGGCATCGCGGTGTTGTTGTTGGGGCCGGGGGTGCTGATCGGCGCCGGCGTGTTCTGGAAGCCGGACGGCGTCGTCCCCGACGGGATGCTGCCGGAGCCGGTGCTGCTGCCGGGGCCGGGAAGGTTGGGCGTGCCGTAGCCGCCACCGCCCCCTCCACCACCGCCGCTACCCCCGCCACGGCTGCCGGGCGGGATGTAGGTGTTGCCAGGGTTGCCGGGTCCGGGGTTGTTCGAGCCGGGCGGCAGGTCATATCGCAGATGACGATCGCCGGAAATGTCGCCGCCACCACCCACACCGAACTTCGGCGGCTCGGCGAACGCCGGCTGTTTCGACGCGGCGTCGTACAGCGCCTTGTCGTAGCTGTGCATGGCGGAGGCCGCTTGGGTGTGCGCTTCCTGGCTGTCCTTCTGCTTCTGGATGGACTTGTCGATGTTCTCGCCGAGATTGAACGGGTTCGACGTCATCCACCCCCCGACCTCTTCCTTCCAGTTGAAGGGGATCGGTTTGGGCATCGTGTTCTTCACGGTGGAAGCCGCGGTGCCCTGGTCGTAGATCGTCTCGGACGCGAGCTTGGCGTTCTGGGAGTTGGTCTCGGACCACTTGCTGAGGCTCTTGAAGTACCCCTGCGCGTTGCCCGCCGCGTCGCCTTCCCAGGTGCCCTGCGACGCGGTGACGGCCTGGTCCATCGTCTTCGCGAAGGAGTCGAAGGCCTTGTGGATCTCGTGGTAGGCGGTCGAGACGTCGGCGACCTGTTCGACGTTCAGGTTGCTGTTGACGAACTGTTCGAGCTTCTCGTGGTCGTAGCCCTGGTAGTCCGCGTTCGACGGCTCCAGGCCCTCGACGTACTGGACGTCCTTGTTCTTGGTCAGCTGGTCGACGTTCTTGTCGCCGACCTCCTGCGACTGCTGGTGGGCCTTCCCGGAGGCGATGAACCGATTGACCGCGCCGAACAGCCAGCCGTCGCTGGGGTCGACACCCTCTTCGGCCTTCTGCTGGAAGTACGCGTCCCGTGCCGCGGGAGAAAGGTCGGAGACCTGCTTCTCGCTCAGGTTCGGTGTCTTCGTGTTCATCCTGATTCCCCCTTAGCCCTTCGGAAGCTTCGGTTCGACGGTATCGGCGACCTTCTCGGCGACCTCGCAGGCCTGCTTCGGGTCGATGGCGTCCACGAGGACGTCGGCCCGCGCCGAAGCGGTGAGTTCGAGTGCCATCAAGCAGCCGGACGGCGGTTTCGGCACGAGCACGGCTTTGCGCCCGTTCACGTTCCCGGTGGTCTTGCCGTTCCCGCCGTCGTTGACGCTGTCGATGTTCTGCGTGTCACGGAGGTCGACGGAGACGGTCAGGCTGTCCGAGGCGCTCGCCGCCTCCTTGGTGAACTGGCAGGCGCGGGCTCCGCCTTCGTTCAGCGTCACCGGAGCCTTGAACGTCCCGTAGGACGAGAGATCGGCCGCGCTGAGGAGGGAGCACGGATCGATCGACTTGGTGTCGCCACCGCCGGTGGCGGGCGCCGAGCTGGACGCGCCGGTCTGGGCGGGTGGCGCCGAGGGTGCCGGGCTCGCGCTCCCGGGCTTCTCGCTGGAGCACGCGGCCAATACCAGGGCGGCCGCGGCGAGCGGCAGCACACAGAGTTTCTTCATCGTCCCTCAGGCCTGAATCTTCTTGGTGGCGTCGATCGCGCGGTCTTCGACACCCTTGTACAGCCCCGCGGCCCTGGCCAGCGCTTCGTCGGCGTCCCGGACGACCTGCTTGAACTGTTCGAGCACCGCGCTCGCGGAGTTGCTCGCCTGCGCGGCGCCCTTGTGGTCGTGGGCCGCGACGGCCTTGCCGTACGGGTGGTCGCCGAGCTGGGGTGCCTCGGAAAGCCGCGTCGTCCGGGTACCGAGGGCGCTGAGCTCCTCCGACATGTTCGCGAGCGCCTCACGCAGGGGCTTGACGCCTTCCTCGGTGATCTTGAAGCCGCCGCTCTTCGCGGCCGCCACCAGCTTCTGGGTTTCGGCGCTGACCTTGGCGATCGCGGCCTGGTTCAGGCCACCCGCCTCCACGTACTTGGCCGCCGCCCCCATGGCGGAGCCGATCGAGAAGTCCGGTGCCGCCTGTCCGCCGTCCGCTTCGAAAGCCATCGCCCGCCCCACTGCATCGTCTGCTCGCCCGTGCGTTTCGCCCGGAAGTCTACTAGCCGGGCACTCAGCGCAACGGTGATTCTCCGATCACCGGAGATCCCACCGGAACTGTGACGAAACGGGCGTCACGCCGGTTCCCGGCGGTTCAGAACTGGCCTTCGAGCTGGGCGTACAGCTGCTGCGCGATCCTCGCGTTGTCGGCGGGAGCGTAGGTCAGCCAGCTTTGCCCGTCGGTCGCCTGGCGCGAAGTCATCATGAACCGGCCCGCTTCCGTGTCGAACCACGCCAGCGGCGGGAAGACCTGGCCGCCGCGGATGAACACGCTGAACTGGCCCACTCGCTTCATCGGCTTCTCGAAGATCCGCTCCACCTGCCGCTGCTGGGGATTCGACCCGTGGGAACGAGGACCGCTGACCTGGGCGAAGGGGTCGTACGCATCGTCGTTCCGCGGGCGCTTCGGCGCGCTCACCGGCTTCGCGATGGTGACCGACTGGCCGGGGCCCGCCGGGGTGAGCGGCAGGAGGTCGACGATCGACGCGACGATCGCGGTCGGCCTGGTCTCTTCGAACACGAGCAGGTTCTCGTCCTGGCGCGCGAGGACCGCGAACTGCCCGTTCGTCGCCGCCCGCGCGAACAGCTGCTTGTCCCCGTCCATCTGCGCGACCGTCCAGACCGCGAGCTGCGGGGCGGCGAACGTGGCGAGCGCGAGTTCGACGTCGGCGTCGAGCCTGCCGCCGCGCATCATGCCGCGGCCTTCGAGGTCGCGGAAGACCGCCTCGCGAACCATCGCGCGCTGGTCGGTCGTCGTGCCGATGTGCGGGACCTCGAACGGGACGGGCGCCGGACCGAAACGGCCGTGTTCGAGCAGGATGTCCACCGCCGCCAGCGACAACGAGAACGAATGCGGCATCGCCATTTCCCCCCGCGGGTGTCTTGTCCGTCGGGATGAACGTAGTCCACACACCCGATACGCCCGCAGCGAACCCGCTTGCCCGGCCGTGATCAAGGCTGGTGCCATGGATTCATGGCAGACCAGAAACCCGCGCTCGTCCTTCATCTCGTCGCCGGCGGCGAGCCGCTGCTCTTCGCGCTCACGGCGGAAGAAACCGAACGGCTGACCAAGGATCTCTCGCATTTCGTCCGCACCGGAGCGGTACAGACGATCCAGACGAGGGACGACTCCGAGGTGGCGATCAACTTCTCCCATGTCGCCGCCGCCTACATCGACGACCTGAACCGCAAGACGAGGGTGTTCGGCCTGCACTAGGGCCGGACAGCAGTGTCCCCAATGTCGCATTGGAGACGCTGAGTGTCTCTGATGCGACATTGGGGACATCGAAGCCGGGCGGAGCGGTCCTACAGCTTGTAGAGGCGCTTCCAGTTGTCCCGCGAGGTCAGCTCGGGCATGGCGCGCTTGTACTGCTCCTGCACCGCCGCGCCTTCCTTGCGAAGCCGCTGGATCACCTTCGCGCCCCGGCGCGCCAGGTCGAACATCTTCGCGCGGTCGTACGAGCGGACCCGCACGCCTTCCTGCGAAGCGTCGGTGACGACGGCGGTGTCGAAGGTCGCGACGTGCCACCAGTGGGCCTCGTCGATCGGGATCGCGCCGAGCGAGTGACGGCTGCGGCCGAGCACCCGGTCGAGGATCCGCTTGATCAGCACCAGGCGCTGCATGCTGGGCCGCGGCGCGCTGTTGATGATGCCGATGTCGTTCGACGCGATACCCGGGACGTCGGTGGCCTTGTGCCGTTTGGTCTCGGGGTACTCGTCGCGGATCCGGCGGATCTCCTTCATCGCGGCGACGCCGCCGTCACGCAGGACCTCCGGCCCTTCGAGGAAGTCCTCGACGGCCTTGATCAGCGTGGCGGACAGGCCGTACTGCATGCCGAGCAGGTACCGGACCAGCTGCGCGATGAGCACGCGCGAGAGCAGGTTCAGGTTGAACGGCGAGTGCAGCGCGGCGGTGATGATCGAGTTCCGCAGGTTGAAGTAGCGGTGCCACTCGTCCCAGTCCTTCCAGTGGAAGTCGGCGTGCCAGACGCCGGCGCCCGGAAGGGTGACCGTCGGGAAGCCGGCTCCCCGAGCGCGGTAGCTGTACTCCGCGTCGTCCCACTGGAAGAAGAACGGCAGCGGGTAGCCCGTGGCCTTGACGACCTCGTACGGGATCAGGCACGACCACCAGCCGTTGTACCCGGCGTCGAGGCGGCGTTCCTGGCGGTTCGGCTTGAGGGTCTCCTCGTCGACGCCGAGCAGGTCGGCGGTCGAGAGCGAGTGCTGCACCGGCTGGCCGGGCTCCAGCGTGTTCAGCCGGGCGTACTCGGCGCCGACGTGCAGCTGGTTCGGGTGCAGCAGGTTCAGCATCTGCCCGCCGACGATGACCGGGTTGACCGTGCGGTTGGAGAACGCCGTCATCCGGATCACCAGATCCGGCTCCAGCAGCACGTCGTCGTCCATGAACAGGACGTTCGCGTGCTCGGTCTCGGTGTGCCCGGCGACCTCGTAGAGGCCGCGGGTGAATCCGCCGGCGCCGCCGAGGTTCGGCTGCTTGATGTAGTGCAGCTTGTCGCCGAGGTCCTTCGCGACCTGCTCGAAGCCGTCCCGCGACTCGACGAGGTCGGTGCCCTGGTCGGCGACGTAGATCGCGTCGAGCGTCTCCAGCGAGGAGACGTCGGCGGCGAGCGCCTGCAGGTTCGACAGGCAGTCGTCGGCGCGGTTCATCGTGCAGATGGTCACCGCGGTCGGGCGGATCTTCTCCGGCGCTTCGACCGTCCAGCGGACCTTCTCGACCCGC is from Amycolatopsis lurida and encodes:
- a CDS encoding ESX secretion-associated protein EspG, with protein sequence MPHSFSLSLAAVDILLEHGRFGPAPVPFEVPHIGTTTDQRAMVREAVFRDLEGRGMMRGGRLDADVELALATFAAPQLAVWTVAQMDGDKQLFARAATNGQFAVLARQDENLLVFEETRPTAIVASIVDLLPLTPAGPGQSVTIAKPVSAPKRPRNDDAYDPFAQVSGPRSHGSNPQQRQVERIFEKPMKRVGQFSVFIRGGQVFPPLAWFDTEAGRFMMTSRQATDGQSWLTYAPADNARIAQQLYAQLEGQF
- a CDS encoding glycosyltransferase codes for the protein MPGKAAVTGEAPSAMVSTVDDTRFAERTPQGRLTAQRGLYAGPAPIVSKDLYAELEWGSAVRERAGIAIEPASKVSGNTYFGRFPASYWQRWTDVTEVQVEAVVTGDGQLSVGASDIEGDARVVAAEIVAGAKQQKVTLTAKLDKFYDGGALWLDLETEGGQSLRVEKVRWTVEAPEKIRPTAVTICTMNRADDCLSNLQALAADVSSLETLDAIYVADQGTDLVESRDGFEQVAKDLGDKLHYIKQPNLGGAGGFTRGLYEVAGHTETEHANVLFMDDDVLLEPDLVIRMTAFSNRTVNPVIVGGQMLNLLHPNQLHVGAEYARLNTLEPGQPVQHSLSTADLLGVDEETLKPNRQERRLDAGYNGWWSCLIPYEVVKATGYPLPFFFQWDDAEYSYRARGAGFPTVTLPGAGVWHADFHWKDWDEWHRYFNLRNSIITAALHSPFNLNLLSRVLIAQLVRYLLGMQYGLSATLIKAVEDFLEGPEVLRDGGVAAMKEIRRIRDEYPETKRHKATDVPGIASNDIGIINSAPRPSMQRLVLIKRILDRVLGRSRHSLGAIPIDEAHWWHVATFDTAVVTDASQEGVRVRSYDRAKMFDLARRGAKVIQRLRKEGAAVQEQYKRAMPELTSRDNWKRLYKL